A part of Uloborus diversus isolate 005 chromosome 6, Udiv.v.3.1, whole genome shotgun sequence genomic DNA contains:
- the LOC129223901 gene encoding brain protein I3-like, which translates to MNSYDKPPPYSPPECTEQPQAPTAPVVAPNNYATPPPYYPPASTVVYPSGYQTAPVNPYENRGPPQIIYTGPPQYGTVPIPSNTVGCCPACRVGYLVEDYPCIGICLALFCFPCGICCCLAMKRRRCPYCGASYK; encoded by the exons ATGAACTCTTATGATAAACCTCCACCATATTCACCTCCAGAATGTACTGAACAACCCCAAGCACCAACTGCTCCTGTTGTTGCACCCAATAATTATGCAACACCTCCACCGTATTATCCCCCTG CATCTACTGTGGTTTATCCAAGTGGTTATCAAACTGCGCCTGTGAATCCATATGAAAATCGTGGACCACCTCAAATTATCTATACTGGGCCGCCTCAATATGGCACTGTCCCAATTCCTTCAAATACTGTGGGATGCTGTCCTGCGTGTAGG GTTGGTTATCTTGTAGAAGACTATCCTTGCATTGGTATATGCCTTGCTCTTTTCTGCTTTCCATGTGGTATTTGTTGTTGTCTTGCTATGAAACGCAGGCGTTGTCCATATTGTGGAGCTTCATATAAGTGA
- the LOC129223900 gene encoding vacuolar protein-sorting-associated protein 36-like: protein MDRFQWWESNSQPGEVEIYQQTGVKLYDGNKKTLFESGLMTLTNYRIRWKDDINPNTDMSLNLSHIVLIEKESATWTKSAKIIAHLSAILEEDKKPGPVKYSPYNYVKFSFRQGGDKEFFNALSEALVKKAWEDPSAAYPKGKQYRAGIVGIERQIRHKNEATGETISEAFEDLKCLMKMAQEMVGLSKNISQKIREKQSSITEDETVQFKSYLLSLGISDPVTKSEYGSGTTFHVELAKQLSDALKKPLEETGGVLSLAEVYCRVNRARGVELISPEDLLNACLMLEKLDLPIKLHTFDSGVMVLRLESYDTAIEAQKVGKLLNEHGSLTADELSILSKATVIIAKERLLFLEREGKACRDDSVEGLRFYPNRFLIEQA, encoded by the coding sequence ATGGATCGCTTTCAATGGTGGGAAAGCAACTCTCAGCCTGGagaagttgaaatttaccaacaAACTGGTGTTAAGCTATATGAtggaaacaagaaaactctgttTGAATCTGGTTTAATGACATTGACAAATTATAGAATTAGGTGGAAAGATGATATTAATCCCAACACTGATATGAGTTTGAATTTGTCACATATTGTTTTGATTGAAAAAGAATCTGCAACTTGGACTAAAAGTGCAAAGATCATTGCCCATCTGAGTGCCATTTTGGAAGAAGATAAGAAACCTGGTCCAGTGAAATACAGCCCATACAATTACGTAAAATTTAGTTTTCGTCAAGGTGGAGACAAGGAGTTCTTTAATGCGCTATCAGAGGCACTGGTGAAAAAAGCATGGGAAGATCCGTCTGCTGCTTATCCTAAAGGTAAGCAGTATCGAGCTGGAATTGTAGGAATCGAGAGGCAGATTCGACATAAGAACGAAGCTACTGGTGAAACCATTTCTGAAGCATTTGAAGATTTGAAATGCTTGATGAAAATGGCACAAGAAATGGTGGgtctatcaaaaaatatttctcaaaaaattagagaaaaacaaAGTAGCATAACTGAAGATGAAACAGTTCAGTTTAAATCATACTTGTTAAGTCTTGGTATCAGTGATCCTGTGACTAAATCTGAATATGGTTCTGGCACCACATTTCATGTTGAATTGGCCAAACAGTTATCAGATGCACTTAAGAAACCTTTAGAAGAAACAGGAGGGGTGTTATCTCTAGCAGAAGTTTATTGTCGTGTGAACAGAGCCAGAGGAGTTGAATTGATATCACCAGAAGATTTATTAAATGCTTGCTTGATGTTAGAAAAACTTGATTTACCCATAAAACTTCATACATTTGATAGTGGAGTTATGGTCCTTCGATTAGAATCTTATGACACTGCTATAGAAGCCCAAAAAGTTGGAAAGTTATTAAATGAGCATGGTTCTTTAACTGCTGATGAACTGTCTATTTTAAGCAAAGCTACagttattattgccaaagaaagaTTGTTGTTTTTGGAAAGAGAAGGTAAAGCTTGTAGAGATGATTCTGTTGAAGGTTTGAGGTTTTATCCGAATCGTTTCCTTATAGAACAAGCATAA